Proteins encoded in a region of the Deltaproteobacteria bacterium HGW-Deltaproteobacteria-4 genome:
- a CDS encoding preprotein translocase subunit SecG, whose product METLLLTLHVLVCISLIIIVLLQAGKGAEVGATFGAGSSQTVFGASGGRDFMTKLTTAAAIIFMLTSLTLAYFMDQPATGSIMPSTVTAPATAPTLPTLPPAQGDAK is encoded by the coding sequence ATGGAAACCTTGTTGCTTACGCTCCACGTTCTGGTCTGTATTTCTCTGATTATAATCGTCCTGCTGCAGGCCGGAAAAGGGGCTGAAGTCGGTGCAACTTTTGGGGCCGGCTCCAGCCAGACGGTCTTTGGCGCCAGTGGCGGCCGTGATTTCATGACCAAATTAACGACCGCAGCCGCAATCATCTTTATGTTGACCAGCCTGACCCTGGCCTACTTCATGGACCAGCCGGCGACCGGAAGTATCATGCCGTCAACAGTCACCGCCCCGGCAACCGCCCCGACCCTGCCGACGCTACCACCAGCCCAGGGGGATGCAAAATAG